The window CGATTGTAAACATAAAGAGGATTGTTCCCCAGTAATAACCTTTCTGCGATACTGTGCCCCAGCAATCCTGTTCCTAGAAGAGCAATTCGCAAGGGGTTCACAAGCCTAAATCGGGACTGACTTAAAAAACATTATAGAGTAAATGACGGGATAAAAAAGTATTTTTATTTTTTTTAACTTTCTTTACCCTATGGCCATGATCAGAACAGGAATCGGATATGACGTGCACAAGCTTGCTGCCGGCAGAAAGCTTGTCCTGGGAGGAGTCACTATTCCCTTTGAACTGGGCCTTGTGGGGCATTCCGATGGTGATGTGTTGATTCATGCCATGGCCGATGCCATCCTGGGAGCCTTGGGGAAAAGGGATATCGGTTTTTTTTTCCCCAACAGCGATCCCAGGTGGAAAGATATTTCAAGCTTGGTTTTTCTGGAGCGGATCAGCCAAATGCTTTCTGAAGAAAACGGGCACATAGAGAACATCGATTCTGTAGTCATTTGCGAAAAGCCCAAGATTGCTCCTTATATCGAGGAGATGAAAGAAAAAATCGCTTCTTCTTTAGGAGTTGACCGCTCAGTTGTGGGGATCAAGGCGACAACGAATGAAAGCCTTGGTTTTGTGGGCAGGGCCGAAGGGATCGCCGCTTTTGCAACCTGCCTGGTCAGGAAGGCCGAATAGTCCTCTTGGCTTTTAGGTCTTATCTCCTCCCCGGGAAAAAGGCTCCGGGTCAAGGGGCGGAAGTAAAAAAATCACCTTTTTTGGGCGAGGATTTCTTGGGCTTGTTCGATTTCAATAAGCACAAGCCTGTCGAGGAGTTGCAGCTCTGTCCCGGTGGCATGGCTAAGGGCAGCAAGGTAGTGATGCAGGTAACTTTCGGCGGTTAAAGCTTCGGCTGTGGATGCCAGCTTCTGAAGAGCTTCTGAGGCATCGATAAATTCCTTGTAGGATAAAAACTTCGATATTTCTTTGCTTATGAAGTTGAGGAGCCAGCCCCACATCCCGATCATCATCGGATTCTTGACTTTTCTGCGTATGTGAATAATTCCCACGGCCGCTTGCCATGACCAGTAGTGAAGATCAAAAGGCCCACCGACGGTTCTTCTCCACCATTTTCTTAGCGTCTCCTCCCTTTTATCTCTCTCGGTGAAATCAAGAATCGAAGCGGTGAGAGGATAACCATAAAGGACATCGTAGAAGCCTTTGACGATCTGATCTTCGAGGGGATAAAGATAAGGTCTCAAGGATTGGATCTTTTCCCCGTCTTTTTCACTAAACCGGCAAGCTTCGGGCATCTCTTTGAGAATTGCCTGGGTTACCGAAACGATGTCCTGGTGCACAGTTTAGCAATAGGGCAAGAAAAAAACTGTGCAAATAAGGGAAAATCCCCTATTTTACATGGGGAAAAGGGCTAATCTTAATCGGTGGTTTGGGAGAGTGGGGAGAATTTTACGGCCTTTAGTTTTTTTTGCTTTCAATAGAGGAAGTTTAAAAGAAAAAACCTGGCCCTCCACCAATGTATCCTCCTTGGATAGGATTGAATTGAGGCCAAAGATAGATGGAGCGTGCCGCAAGATAAATTTTCTTTTCCTTGCCCAGTTTCCTTACCGTAATTTTCCCATAGGCGGTGACCAGCCGACCCTCGGTATAGATGTTGGGGTCGAGAAAGTCTTTCGTGATGATCAAAATGAGCCTTTTGTTCTTGGACGAAGAACCCACGGGTTTGCCTGAATGGTTTAATTTCCTTTGTTCAATGAGCAGCTCTGTACGATCTTCCAACGGTTCGTTGGAGAGGATTTTTCCTCCGACGAGAAAGAATCGATCCGGGTATCCTTCAGGTTTTTGAAGGATGGTTTCTAAGGGAGGTTGGTTTTTATATTGGTTGAGAAGGCCCTTGGGAATGATGGAGCAGAAGCCAATGGAGCCCAAGGAAGAAAGAGCAAGAAGAAAAAGAAGATTCTTTAGCATAGTAACCCAGGAGTAAAGTTGAATGCGCAAAGAAGCTAAATGGGAATGACCGTGGCTTTTCTATTGAATTTGACTACCGTTCCCCGGGGTAAAATCGCCTTGTTGAATTGGACTTCCATCCCCTTTTTACCCTTATTTTTGAGGATCATCCCAAAAGCCCTTGTCCCCTCGGGGATTGTATAAGAGAGGATCTTGAGCGTCCTGGTGATGCGGATGGTGAGTTTTGAACCCTGTTCTTTATAGACGGCATCAGCCTTGAAAAAAGCAACCTTGACGATGCAGGGTTCATACAAGCTTAAGAGAGAGCTTTTTTTGTGTAGCGGTTCGGCCTTGCGCTCGGCAAGGGGTTGCCCGGTTGTCTTGAGTTCTTCTTTTTTAGCCTGGAGTTGAGGCGGGCTAAGCTGTTTCTTTTTTTGCTCGGCAAAGGCCTTTAATACCCTATTTTTTTCCACGGGGGTGTTCTCCAAGGCGAGGTATTTTTTCCATATCGAGCCCCAAGTCCTTACTTCCTGGACTTCGTCTTCGGCGATCTGCAGAGCTGTTCTTAAATAAGTCCCCGGGGTTTTTATGGCCCAGGGAGGATCTTCCATGTCCGCTTCGGTGGTCCAACTCCCTTGGGAGTTTTCAGAGGCCCTGACGCTCACTTTGAGCTTGATTTCTTCTCCACGTCTGAAAAGAAGCTGCTTGTTGCGGCGGTCAAAGGTCATTCCAGCTGGAAGCCCGGGAATGAACACCGTGTTTTTGACGTTTTCCCTGGCGATCGCCTGGAGATCCTTGGGGATGAGATCTAGAAATTTGAGTTCGCCTGGATCTTGAAGGATGGCCAGGGAAGTCAGGCTGTAAATGTCCATATCGCAACTGACCACGAGGTTGCATTCGATCCGCCATCCCACAGCTGTTTGCTCCTCATGGGTTTCTTCGATCTCGATCGGGGTAACATAATCAGGAAGTGCTCCTTCGACGGCCGATTCTACTTGATCCAGGGTTGGTCTTTTCTTTTCCAGGGTCAGGTAAGCATTGTGAATATCGGCAATGAAGCCAAAATGATACCTTAAAAGACTTTGTAGGGCGATAACAAAGCCAATTAAAAGAACAAGGATAAAGATTGTCGTTTTCTTCACCAGGATATCCTCTTTTAAATTAAAGGGGAAAGTGGGATGAAGGTAACGACCTTGCTTTCCTCCTTTTAATCTAGCTTTTTCTGGCCTTTCTCCAAGGGGTTATCCCGTGAAGAAGAGGAAGGGGGGCAAAACCAGTTTTTATAGATCTTGTGTCCTTCTAAAAACAACGAGTCGCCGAGTAAAAGGCGGAGGAAATAAACGATTTTTCTGCAAAAAGAAAAAAGAGTTTTTTCCTTGCTTAAGTAAAGGCAGCTTTGACAAAAAGCACGCCACTTGGGAAGGGAATAAAGCTCAAGGAGAAATTGCCGGAAGGCGATTTCTTCTTCAACCGTTTGAATTAAGCAACGAAGAGCGGCAGGGAGCTCTTCTCCCTGGAGCAAAGCCGATTTCACCTTTTCGGCAATTTCTATTTGTCCTTTATAACCTTCTTGGGTGAAGCTTAGAGAAAGCCCCCAGCCTTGGGGATGGCATCGGTAAGATCCCAAGGGGCTACGAATGACCACGAAGGGAGAAAAAGCGAGGCCAAGGGCTTGGAGAAAAAAATCCGCGTTTAATTTGTAGGATACCTTGGCCAGGGGAAAGATTTTTTGGGCAACCGACCTGTGTAAAGTGATTCCCGAGGTGGGAACGGCAAAGGAAAAGAGCAGGTCGGCTTTTGATAGGGGAAGAAGATAGGCATCTTGGGTGAGCTGCTCGAGGCTAGAAAAAGGGCTGAGTCTTAAAACGGTTCGCCACGGAGCGGGGGAATCTACCAAGAGAAGGTCGTGATAAAAACAACCGATTTTAAACTCTTTATAGATTTTCCATAAGGTGGAAAGCTTTGTCGGGTGCCAAAAATCATCTCCATCGAGAAAACAGATCAATTCTCCCTTGGATTCTTCAAAACCTCGATTAAAAGCTGATGCCTGTCCCTCGTTGGTTTTATAGACATACTTGACCAGATGGCTGTACTTCTCCCTTATTATTTGCGGAGTATCATCGGTAGAGCCATCATCGACCACGATGATTTCGTAGCTGTCTTGCGGAAAATCCTGCTGTAAAGCACTTTCTATGGCTTCCGAAATAAATTGGGAATAGTTATAGGTATCGATGAGGACTGAAAAGAGGCAAGGAGATGCGCAGGCCATGGATCTTTTCTTAGTTCATATAAGTAAAAAGAGGGTTATTTCAATTGGGTTTTTCCCCTAAGTTGAGGGCTCATTAAAGACTAGCTTGCTTGTGGCATTCTGTGGCGATGCTTTTTTTATTGTTAGCCCGATTGCTTTTGATCCTATTGTTTGTTTGTAAAAAGTTTTTTTTTATCTTCCAGAGAAGAAAGGACTTAAATAAAAATAGATCCCATTATAAACCAAGGTAGGATGAAAAATGGGCTTTTTTAGGGAAAGAAGGGAAACCTTGATGAGCCTTTCCTTTAATTATCCTTGAAGTCCAAGGGGGGGATTTCTACTTTGGATCTGCTTGGGAAACCTAAGCAAAGGATTGATTACGGGTGCTCGAATGGTGCATGCAACAAGAGTCTTCCTTTTGGCTCTCTTATATTTACCTTTAATCGGCCAATTAACAGCTAAAGAGCTGTGGATAGACTATGAACCCAAGAAAATTCTTTATGGAGGGGGAGGGGCTTCTTATAGAGAACCCAAAACAAGGTTTAAAATCTATGTCTATGGCAGTCCTTTAAAGTACACCCCTTTAGGAGTGATCGTCCATAGGGGAAGCTTTGTGGATGCTTTCCGAAGCGAGGAGGGCCTGCTTAGGGACATGATCGCTTTGGCTAAACGGTATAATGCCGATGCGCTGATTATAATCGAAAAGAACAAGCCTTTGGTCTTTGCCGTGGCCGGCTTTTGGCCGGCAGTGGCATTGCCTACGGCAGGAGGAAGTTTTATGGCCCTTGCAGTTAAAGAAAGCCGGCCTGCAATCCAAAATTTTTCCCCTAGGGCAAACCGGCAAAAAAGGAAATGAAAAGAAGTCGATAACTTTTTTTTGGTTTTCTAGTTGGCCGACCGGGGAACAGGATTGGGTGCTAATCTAGCCGTCGTCTTTCCACAGCCATCTTTGTCTCTTTAAGCGATAATCGTTTTTTTGTGGATAGATCGGTTGTATAAGGATCGTTTTTAATGATGGGTTGGTTGAAGCCTTGGGGATGATAGGACGGTTCTTCAGGGTGCATGAGGCCCGGGATCAAAGAAATAAAGCGCCAGCAATGCCGGCGGTAAAATCCTAAAACTTTTATGGAGCTTCTTCCTAAGAGAAATGATACAAAACCAATAGCGTTTCTTCGAGTTTAGTTTAAAAAAAAGAAAACATCAACCAGGGTTGAAAGTCTCTTATGCAATCTGTGTTAATTGTGATTACTCAAGGAAAAGAAGCTTTCCAGCGGGTGCATTCTCTTTTCCACATGAGCCAAGTTTTAGCCCAACAGGAAGAAACCCAAGTAGAGTTACTGTTTCTCGGTCCTGGAGTGGAGTGGCTGCGCTCCAATCAAAGGTCTTCTCCCCTTGTGGCTGAATCCCTCGATCAGTTACGCCGCACAGGAATAGATATCGTAGCCTGTGAAGTATCTCTGGAAGCTTTTGGCGTGGAAGAAAATAAGATGCTTCCGGCGAGGAAAGTTAAAGGAGCGGTAGAGATGCGCAAGCTTATAGGCCAAGGTTTTACGGTTCTTTCTTTTTAGCCAAAAGAGCGGTTAAGAAAAAAGGGGGTATTTAGCCCTGTTATTCTTTTATCATCACTTTTGTCGTTTTATTTACTTAAGGATAAAATGATAAAGCTATTCTTATTTTCATATTTATATCCTAGATCTCTTGGTTTATAGTTTTGTGTTAATGGAATAAAAGAAAACAGTATTAAAACAAAATTGCCCCAATGAACAGGAGAGAAAGCACGAAAATAAAGCCTTTAATCCCGTAAGATCTGCGCCCTCTTTCCATGCCGTAATGAACTATTGTTAAAGGATATTTTTTTTAGTAGGAATCGTTTTATAGGATATATGAGTTTGCATGGAATTAAATTTTCACAAGGATAGCCGGGACTAAAGAAAAAGAGTTTTTTCACCATGAACGGAAATGAGTTAATAGGAAACTTGAGCCAATTCCTAAAGAAAATAAGGGATATCCGGGAGGAATGGACATTAAAATGGCAATTAAAAGACCACGAAGAGCTTTGGTTTAGGGGAGAGGGGGAAAGGTATGAGACGGCCCTTGTTCCCAAAATCTATAGGGGATTGGATGAAAAGGAGTTCTCCGATGAGTGTGCGAGGAAAGATTTTTTCGATAGAGAATACTGGATGTATGAAGAGTTCCAGCGGCTTTGTTACAAGTTCATGGCGAATTGGGCCTTAGACGAGGAAAATTTTGATTGGGATACCTACATTTTGATGCAAAACCACGGTGCCCCGACCCGGATCTTGGATTGGACGGATGGGGCCTTGATTGCCCTCCATTTTGCGATCAAGGACGTTGACGCCGAGAGAAAGGAAAATGAAGGGAAAGAAGAGAAAAATCCCAGGGTTTACGTTCTTTATCCCGATAGTGAGAGGCTTCGACAAAAGACTGATGAATCTGAAGAGATACAAGAAAAGACAGTAAAAAGGTGGAAAGATTTCGTGAAAAACCATCCAGGAAGAAAGCTTAACGAGGAGGAATGGGAAGAAGCCTATCTGCCCTCTGGTGAAGAGGACAGGAAAGAGATCGACATTCCTGAGCCTCCTTTGCTGCTTTTATCTCCCCACCTTACCCCTAGGCTCGGATCCCAAAGAACCCGGATGATCCTTTTTGGAAAAGATCCCTTCTGGTTTAAAAAAAATAAAAAGGAGAGTTTTCTTAAGGAAATTGAAATCGATCGCTTGCAATGTGAAAGGCTTTTGGTAGAGCTGAAAGATTGCGGGATCACCGAGTCGGTCATCTTTCCCGACCTGGACGGACTGGGAAGGGAAATTGCCCAGTATTGGAAAGTCCTTTTTAAGGATTACAAGAGAGGGAATAGCTAGCAGGAAATGGGAAAGGAGACCAGGGGGAAGAGGAGCTGTAGGGCCAAAAAAGAAGGTTCCTTGTTTTTAAACTTGTGGGATTTCCTAGGGATTCAAAAGGGTGGGGCGATGGCTTCGTGGAATGATCCCTCGGCCTAGGCTATTTTGGTGTTGGGGCTAGGTGCGCACCCGGCGTGATTCGAACACGCGACCAACGGATTAGAAATCCGCTGCTCTATCCTCTGAGCTACGGGTGCGTATTGTCGGGTTGAAATGAGCTTTAAAATTCAATCTTAGAGAAAGATTATCTCATAAGAAAGCCTATATATCTTATTTATCTTGTAAAAAGAGTGAATAAGTTTTTTCTTTTTATTTTTTGGAAATTGTTTTTTTTCTTTATTAGAAAGAAAGCACATTCCGGTTATTAGCCAAAGGAGGATCATATTGATATATCGTGTTGGCAGCCTTTTCATTAAATTTCTGAAGGCAACGGGCGAGATCTTTTTCCTTTTGTTGGATACCCTTTATTCCTTCTTTTCTTTCCCCTTGCGATGGAGACTTTTTTTGATGCAAATTTTAACTATCGGGGCTAAGTCCCAGATAATTGTCCTTGTGACGGGGGCTTTTACGGGTGCGGTGTTTGCCGCCCAAGTGCAATTCCATTTTGGTAAGCTCGGTATGAGTTCGGCCACGGGCCCGGTGGTTACCCTGGCCATGTTGAGGGAGCTAGGCCCTGTTCTTTGTGCCTTAATGGTTTCAGGGCGGGTGGGCTCGGCGATGGCCGCTGAAATTTCGACCATGAAAGTGACCGAGCAGATCGATGCCTTGCGCTCTCTTGGGGTATATGTCACTCAATATTTGATCGTGCCCCGGTTTCTCGGGTTGGTTGTATCCATGCCTTTGCTGGTGGCTATTACTTCAGGAGTCGGAATTCTTTGCGGTTATCTCGTTTCTGTTCCCCTGCTTGGGGTAGAACCCGCTTATTACTGGGAAAATACGATCCGGTTTACTTCCCTGGATGATGTCTGGATGGGGGAATTAAAAGGGATGTTTTTTGGAGGATTAATTGTTTTAATCAGCTGTTATAGAGGACTCAACTGCCAGTTGAGCGCCGAGGGCGTAGGTATTGCAGCAACACAGGCGATGGTCTATTCTTCGATCGCCATTCTGATTTCCAATTTTTTCTTCAGTTTCCTTATGAACATCCTGTTTGCCTCGTAAAAAAAATTTATGCCGAGAAAAGAAGAGGAATTTTTAGAAAATCCCGGATTTTGGGTTGCTTTAAGAGAGGGTTTAAAGATGCTTGAAAGAAAAATATTGTTTTTAAGTTTTCGCGAAAGAAAACTGTTGGGAAGTGCAGGAAGATGTTAAAAGTCCTCAACGTAAGAAAATCTTTTAATGGAATAACGGTCCTGGATGGAGTGAACTTGGAAATTCCAGAAGGAGATCGTTTCATGATCATTGGGAGAAGCGGAGGAGGCAAAAGTGTTCTTTTGCGGATAATCGTGGGGTTGATTAAACCCGATTCGGGGGAAGTGTGGTACAAAGGGAAAAATCTTGTCAGTCTTTCCGAAAGAAAGCTTGCGCCGATACGAAGGGATATGGGAATGGTTTTTCAAAATGGAGCCCTTTTTGATTTTATGACTGTCGAAGAAAATGTGGCTTTTGCCTTGCGTGAAAAAGGGGGTATGAGTGAAAAGGAAATTAAAAAGGAAGTGGGCGAGATCTTGGAAAGACTCTTGTTAAAAGGGCAGGAGAAGAAAATGCCCTCGGAATTGAGTGGAGGAATGAAAAAAAGGGTAGCGGTAGCCCGAGCAGTAATTGCTAAGCCTAAGATCATATTTTTTGACGAACCTACGGCCGGACTGGATCCTATTGCTTCTGCCGAGCTTAACGCCCTTATTTGTTCATTAAATAAAGATTTTAATGTGACGACGGTAGTCGTCACCCATGATATGGAGGCGGTCAGGCAACTAGGAAGAACCGTTGCCATGCTCTACAACGGAAAGATTTACAGTGTGGGCAGTCCGCAGGAGTTTGAAATTTCCAGTGATCCTGTGATCCGGAATTTTGTTCATGGAATAATAGAATCTGAAGTGAGGTGTAGTTGACATGGAACCAAAAAACTTGGAAATCAAGGTGGGGCTTTTTCTCCTGATAGGCTTGGCGATTCTCGGGGGATTGATTATTTATTTTGGCCGCTACGGCGAAAAGTTTCGACCTTCTTATCAAATTACGGTTGAATTTCCCAATGCTTACGGCTTGATTAAAGGTGCGCCGGTGCA is drawn from Methylacidiphilum infernorum V4 and contains these coding sequences:
- the ispF gene encoding 2-C-methyl-D-erythritol 2,4-cyclodiphosphate synthase encodes the protein MIRTGIGYDVHKLAAGRKLVLGGVTIPFELGLVGHSDGDVLIHAMADAILGALGKRDIGFFFPNSDPRWKDISSLVFLERISQMLSEENGHIENIDSVVICEKPKIAPYIEEMKEKIASSLGVDRSVVGIKATTNESLGFVGRAEGIAAFATCLVRKAE
- a CDS encoding protoglobin domain-containing protein; the encoded protein is MHQDIVSVTQAILKEMPEACRFSEKDGEKIQSLRPYLYPLEDQIVKGFYDVLYGYPLTASILDFTERDKREETLRKWWRRTVGGPFDLHYWSWQAAVGIIHIRRKVKNPMMIGMWGWLLNFISKEISKFLSYKEFIDASEALQKLASTAEALTAESYLHHYLAALSHATGTELQLLDRLVLIEIEQAQEILAQKR
- a CDS encoding Slp family lipoprotein, with product MLKNLLFLLALSSLGSIGFCSIIPKGLLNQYKNQPPLETILQKPEGYPDRFFLVGGKILSNEPLEDRTELLIEQRKLNHSGKPVGSSSKNKRLILIITKDFLDPNIYTEGRLVTAYGKITVRKLGKEKKIYLAARSIYLWPQFNPIQGGYIGGGPGFFF
- a CDS encoding glycosyltransferase family 2 protein — protein: MACASPCLFSVLIDTYNYSQFISEAIESALQQDFPQDSYEIIVVDDGSTDDTPQIIREKYSHLVKYVYKTNEGQASAFNRGFEESKGELICFLDGDDFWHPTKLSTLWKIYKEFKIGCFYHDLLLVDSPAPWRTVLRLSPFSSLEQLTQDAYLLPLSKADLLFSFAVPTSGITLHRSVAQKIFPLAKVSYKLNADFFLQALGLAFSPFVVIRSPLGSYRCHPQGWGLSLSFTQEGYKGQIEIAEKVKSALLQGEELPAALRCLIQTVEEEIAFRQFLLELYSLPKWRAFCQSCLYLSKEKTLFSFCRKIVYFLRLLLGDSLFLEGHKIYKNWFCPPSSSSRDNPLEKGQKKLD
- a CDS encoding DsrE family protein, which codes for MQSVLIVITQGKEAFQRVHSLFHMSQVLAQQEETQVELLFLGPGVEWLRSNQRSSPLVAESLDQLRRTGIDIVACEVSLEAFGVEENKMLPARKVKGAVEMRKLIGQGFTVLSF
- a CDS encoding FRG domain-containing protein, with product MNGNELIGNLSQFLKKIRDIREEWTLKWQLKDHEELWFRGEGERYETALVPKIYRGLDEKEFSDECARKDFFDREYWMYEEFQRLCYKFMANWALDEENFDWDTYILMQNHGAPTRILDWTDGALIALHFAIKDVDAERKENEGKEEKNPRVYVLYPDSERLRQKTDESEEIQEKTVKRWKDFVKNHPGRKLNEEEWEEAYLPSGEEDRKEIDIPEPPLLLLSPHLTPRLGSQRTRMILFGKDPFWFKKNKKESFLKEIEIDRLQCERLLVELKDCGITESVIFPDLDGLGREIAQYWKVLFKDYKRGNS
- a CDS encoding MlaE family ABC transporter permease, yielding MIYRVGSLFIKFLKATGEIFFLLLDTLYSFFSFPLRWRLFLMQILTIGAKSQIIVLVTGAFTGAVFAAQVQFHFGKLGMSSATGPVVTLAMLRELGPVLCALMVSGRVGSAMAAEISTMKVTEQIDALRSLGVYVTQYLIVPRFLGLVVSMPLLVAITSGVGILCGYLVSVPLLGVEPAYYWENTIRFTSLDDVWMGELKGMFFGGLIVLISCYRGLNCQLSAEGVGIAATQAMVYSSIAILISNFFFSFLMNILFAS
- a CDS encoding ABC transporter ATP-binding protein, which codes for MLKVLNVRKSFNGITVLDGVNLEIPEGDRFMIIGRSGGGKSVLLRIIVGLIKPDSGEVWYKGKNLVSLSERKLAPIRRDMGMVFQNGALFDFMTVEENVAFALREKGGMSEKEIKKEVGEILERLLLKGQEKKMPSELSGGMKKRVAVARAVIAKPKIIFFDEPTAGLDPIASAELNALICSLNKDFNVTTVVVTHDMEAVRQLGRTVAMLYNGKIYSVGSPQEFEISSDPVIRNFVHGIIESEVRCS